The following proteins are encoded in a genomic region of Reichenbachiella sp.:
- a CDS encoding LytTR family DNA-binding domain-containing protein: MPKNLTCIAIDDEFIALKIITSLIEQTGYLELLGTYQNALEGTNAIIELEPDIVFLDVQMPEASGIDIIKSLNKKPEIILVTSQEKYAVEAFQFDVTDYLVKPIKSYPRFAQAVTKAKNKIELNQKQTTDGDAVFMKIDFLLTKVMYDTILYVEGYGDYIKVHTIEKTHVVYYKLSSIEEKLPKDQFLRVHRSYLVQINKIDNIDQNSLLIGDSIVPVSAKYKPELLSRIELL; this comes from the coding sequence ATGCCAAAAAATTTAACTTGTATTGCTATTGATGATGAATTCATCGCGTTGAAAATCATCACTTCTTTGATCGAACAAACGGGATATCTAGAATTGCTTGGAACCTATCAAAATGCTTTGGAGGGAACCAACGCCATCATAGAATTAGAACCTGATATTGTTTTTTTGGATGTTCAAATGCCAGAAGCCAGCGGGATTGATATCATCAAATCATTAAATAAGAAGCCTGAGATCATTCTGGTTACTTCGCAAGAAAAGTATGCAGTGGAGGCTTTCCAATTTGATGTCACAGATTATCTGGTAAAACCAATCAAAAGTTACCCGAGATTTGCCCAGGCAGTAACAAAAGCAAAGAATAAAATAGAACTTAATCAAAAGCAAACCACCGATGGTGATGCAGTGTTTATGAAAATAGACTTTCTGCTAACCAAGGTCATGTACGACACTATTTTGTATGTTGAGGGATACGGAGACTATATCAAAGTACATACCATCGAAAAGACTCACGTGGTGTATTATAAATTGAGTAGTATCGAAGAAAAATTACCCAAAGATCAGTTCTTGCGTGTGCATCGCTCCTATCTAGTACAAATCAATAAAATTGACAACATAGATCAAAACAGTTTACTTATTGGCGATTCAATTGTGCCTGTAAGTGCAAAATACAAGCCTGAATTATTATCTAGAATTGAGTTGCTTTAA
- a CDS encoding quinone-dependent dihydroorotate dehydrogenase produces the protein MYKILIRPFLFLFQPENAHHLTFFMMKVINALPFGRVIFSLAHGQKNKGQSTELFGLQFPNKVGLAAGLDKNAEAIDMFAAMGFGFVEIGTVTPKPQPGNPKPRLFRLKEDQALINRMGFNNDGVAVVKERLKKRKSNILVGGNIGKNKVTPNEEAVNDYIICFNELFDVVDYFVVNVSSPNTPGLRELQEKEPLSRILNTLMDENKKRPATKPILLKIAPDLTEDQLMDIIEIVNETKIDGVIATNTTIDRSGLKTSGDTIESIGAGGLSGKPVQSKSTELIRFLHEKSNGSFPIIGVGGINSGASALEKVESGASLVQVYSGFIYEGPKLISDINKALA, from the coding sequence ATGTACAAGATTCTCATCCGCCCTTTTCTCTTTCTATTCCAACCTGAAAATGCCCATCATCTGACATTTTTCATGATGAAAGTAATCAATGCCTTGCCATTTGGTAGAGTCATTTTTTCATTGGCACATGGCCAAAAGAATAAAGGACAGTCTACAGAACTTTTTGGTTTACAATTCCCAAACAAAGTGGGACTTGCTGCAGGGCTTGATAAAAATGCCGAGGCCATAGATATGTTCGCTGCTATGGGCTTTGGGTTTGTGGAAATAGGGACAGTGACTCCTAAACCACAGCCAGGCAATCCCAAACCAAGATTGTTTCGATTGAAAGAAGATCAAGCTTTGATCAACCGAATGGGCTTCAATAATGATGGTGTGGCCGTAGTGAAAGAGAGATTGAAGAAAAGAAAATCGAACATCCTAGTTGGGGGAAATATTGGCAAAAATAAAGTGACACCAAACGAAGAAGCTGTCAACGACTACATCATTTGCTTCAATGAGTTGTTTGATGTAGTGGATTATTTTGTAGTGAATGTGAGTTCGCCAAACACCCCGGGTCTTCGAGAACTTCAGGAGAAAGAACCGTTATCCCGCATTCTCAATACCTTGATGGATGAAAACAAAAAGAGACCTGCTACCAAACCTATTCTACTCAAAATTGCTCCAGATTTGACGGAAGATCAGTTGATGGATATTATTGAAATCGTGAATGAAACTAAAATTGATGGTGTCATTGCCACCAATACCACCATAGACCGATCTGGACTTAAAACATCAGGCGACACAATTGAATCCATTGGAGCTGGTGGATTGAGTGGGAAACCTGTTCAATCCAAATCCACCGAGCTCATTCGATTCTTACATGAAAAATCAAATGGCTCCTTTCCAATCATTGGAGTAGGAGGAATAAATTCTGGTGCCTCAGCGTTAGAAAAAGTAGAATCAGGAGCAAGCCTAGTACAAGTCTATAGCGGATTCATTTATGAAGGTCCAAAATTGATCTCAGACATCAATAAAGCACTTGCCTAA
- a CDS encoding FtsK/SpoIIIE family DNA translocase: MAKNTFKNKTKEKRQFKLPSVSIGFLNDRRFHLSLGFLTLVFSLFLLTAFISYLFTGKADQSLMGNIADTGMKASGLEAENWLGLFGAYTAHYFIYQFFGIASFLLPPFLFLVGYKIVFDREILPISKSFWFTVFFLLWVSIFIGYFMINSEQINIWGFLGGGTGFELAILLDSLMGWGTLLFLLFALAVFTIYFFNITQMVGLSGAPSLDSRLDEDLEDDLETDEEEDTNAAEDDSETIAAVVSAIKEEVEKEEAEAESKEQIDDSEEWKVEVKQPTDKKKEKPQLDLVVEEPESTPVVENKLAAPIEKNKEEDLALQVEKPEAKEKITDKLENYDPTLDLAKYVYPTPDLLIDYPEKNVQVSKEELEQNKDNIVETLINFKIGISSIKATIGPTVTLYEIVPEAGVKISKIKNLEDDIALSLAALGIRIIAPIPGKGTIGIEVPNKNREMVDVKSILTTDKFMKSSAELPVVLGKTISNEVYVTDLAKMPHLLMAGATGQGKSVGLNILLTSLIYKKHPSQLKFVLVDPKKVELTLFNKIEKHFLAMLPGTEEAIITDTKKVIYTLNSLCIEMDNRYDLLKDAACRNLKEYNKKFVERKLNPNKGHKFLPYIVLVIDELADLMMTAGKEVETPIARLAQLARAIGIHLVVATQRPSVNVITGVIKANFPARLSFRVTSKIDSRTILDAGGAEQLVGMGDMLLSLGSDIIRLQCGFVDTPEVDRICEFVGDQQGYESAYMLPEFVGDEGESAIGEVDLKDRDVLFEDAARLIVMHQQGSTSLVQRKLKLGYNRAGRLIDQLEAAGIVGAFEGSKAREVLIPDEHSLELLLNELNGL, encoded by the coding sequence ATGGCCAAAAACACTTTTAAGAACAAGACAAAGGAAAAAAGACAGTTTAAGTTACCCTCTGTATCTATTGGATTTTTGAATGACAGACGCTTTCACCTGTCTTTGGGCTTTCTTACCCTTGTTTTTAGTTTGTTCTTACTTACAGCATTCATTTCCTATTTATTTACCGGCAAAGCTGATCAGAGCTTGATGGGAAATATTGCTGATACTGGAATGAAGGCATCCGGTCTGGAAGCAGAAAATTGGTTGGGACTATTTGGCGCATATACTGCTCATTATTTCATTTATCAATTTTTCGGAATCGCGTCTTTTTTACTTCCTCCTTTTTTGTTTTTGGTGGGTTATAAAATCGTATTCGATAGAGAAATTCTACCTATTTCAAAGTCCTTTTGGTTTACAGTTTTTTTCTTGCTCTGGGTAAGTATTTTCATTGGGTACTTTATGATCAATTCCGAGCAAATCAATATTTGGGGTTTTCTCGGAGGTGGTACTGGCTTTGAATTGGCTATTCTACTTGACAGCCTTATGGGCTGGGGCACTTTGCTATTTCTACTTTTCGCCCTGGCTGTTTTTACGATCTATTTCTTCAACATTACCCAAATGGTCGGGCTAAGTGGCGCCCCCTCATTAGATAGTCGCTTGGATGAAGATCTGGAGGATGATTTAGAAACCGATGAAGAAGAAGATACCAATGCGGCAGAAGACGACTCTGAGACCATAGCAGCTGTTGTATCTGCGATCAAAGAAGAAGTAGAAAAGGAAGAGGCCGAAGCTGAATCGAAGGAGCAAATCGACGACTCCGAGGAGTGGAAAGTAGAGGTGAAGCAACCTACTGACAAAAAGAAGGAAAAACCACAATTGGATTTAGTGGTAGAAGAACCTGAGTCGACGCCAGTTGTAGAAAACAAACTGGCAGCCCCTATAGAAAAAAATAAAGAAGAAGACCTGGCACTTCAAGTAGAAAAACCAGAAGCCAAAGAAAAAATCACGGACAAACTTGAGAACTATGACCCAACACTGGATCTCGCAAAGTATGTCTATCCCACGCCAGATTTGCTCATAGATTATCCGGAAAAAAATGTGCAGGTATCTAAAGAAGAGCTAGAGCAAAATAAGGACAATATTGTAGAGACCTTGATCAATTTTAAGATTGGTATATCAAGCATCAAAGCGACTATTGGACCTACTGTTACTCTATATGAAATTGTGCCTGAGGCTGGCGTCAAGATTTCAAAAATCAAAAACCTGGAAGATGATATCGCATTGAGCTTAGCGGCTTTGGGCATTAGGATCATCGCCCCTATTCCAGGAAAAGGAACGATCGGTATTGAAGTACCAAATAAGAATCGTGAGATGGTAGATGTAAAGTCGATCCTCACGACGGACAAATTCATGAAGAGCAGTGCTGAGCTGCCCGTGGTGCTGGGAAAAACCATTTCCAATGAAGTATATGTAACAGATCTAGCCAAGATGCCTCACTTGCTGATGGCAGGGGCTACTGGCCAAGGTAAGTCGGTAGGTTTAAATATTCTCTTGACTTCATTGATTTACAAGAAACACCCATCGCAACTCAAGTTTGTACTGGTAGACCCTAAAAAGGTGGAGTTAACGCTTTTCAATAAAATTGAAAAACACTTCTTAGCCATGCTACCAGGTACCGAGGAAGCCATTATCACAGATACGAAAAAAGTAATCTATACACTAAATTCACTGTGTATTGAAATGGATAATCGCTACGATCTACTCAAAGACGCGGCGTGTAGAAACCTGAAAGAGTACAATAAGAAATTCGTTGAGCGTAAGCTCAATCCAAACAAGGGACACAAATTCTTACCATACATTGTTTTAGTCATCGATGAGCTAGCCGATTTGATGATGACAGCAGGCAAAGAAGTAGAAACTCCTATTGCCAGATTGGCCCAATTAGCCAGAGCTATTGGTATTCACTTGGTGGTTGCTACTCAGCGTCCTTCGGTAAACGTGATTACCGGTGTGATCAAAGCCAACTTTCCTGCGAGGTTGTCTTTTAGGGTAACTTCTAAAATCGACTCAAGAACCATTCTCGATGCCGGTGGTGCTGAGCAATTGGTAGGTATGGGAGACATGTTATTATCCCTTGGTTCTGATATTATTCGTCTCCAATGCGGATTTGTAGATACTCCTGAAGTAGATCGTATCTGTGAATTTGTAGGAGATCAACAAGGCTACGAATCTGCCTACATGCTCCCAGAATTTGTAGGTGACGAAGGAGAAAGTGCTATAGGTGAGGTAGACCTTAAAGATCGAGATGTGCTGTTTGAAGATGCAGCCAGACTCATTGTGATGCATCAGCAAGGAAGTACTTCTTTAGTTCAAAGAAAATTAAAACTAGGATACAACAGAGCCGGTCGATTAATCGATCAATTAGAAGCTGCAGGCATAGTCGGTGCATTCGAAGGTAGCAAGGCTCGCGAAGTCCTTATCCCCGATGAACATTCACTCGAGTTATTGCTCAATGAACTCAACGGTCTCTAA
- a CDS encoding outer membrane lipoprotein carrier protein LolA, giving the protein MKSIQFLIILSIAALTHAVAQKDPAAKQVLDAMSEKYQNIPAFRAEFSYTMEDDGDDIDEGFKGTILVRGEKYKLIMDEQEVTFDGTDIYTYLKEENEMTISSFDPEEEEISLSNIFDIYKTGYKYVYTESKNNGATDVVDLVPEDREKEYFKIRMEIASGDKSLQSFKVFDKSGSRYLYKVLSFKEDASITDKMFVFDKAKYNGAEVIDFR; this is encoded by the coding sequence ATGAAGTCGATCCAATTCCTAATTATACTCAGCATTGCTGCCCTCACACACGCAGTGGCGCAAAAAGACCCGGCAGCCAAACAAGTGTTGGATGCCATGAGTGAAAAATATCAAAATATTCCTGCCTTCAGAGCTGAGTTTTCTTATACCATGGAAGATGATGGAGATGATATTGATGAAGGATTCAAAGGCACAATCTTAGTAAGAGGAGAAAAGTACAAGTTGATCATGGACGAGCAAGAAGTGACTTTTGATGGTACAGATATTTATACCTATCTAAAGGAAGAAAATGAAATGACTATTTCAAGTTTTGACCCTGAAGAAGAAGAAATTTCATTGTCTAACATTTTTGATATCTACAAAACCGGATACAAGTACGTTTATACAGAATCTAAGAACAATGGCGCAACAGATGTTGTCGACTTAGTACCTGAAGATCGCGAAAAAGAATACTTCAAAATAAGAATGGAAATTGCATCCGGTGACAAGTCATTGCAGAGCTTTAAAGTGTTTGATAAGTCTGGAAGTCGATATCTGTATAAGGTATTGAGCTTTAAAGAAGATGCCTCTATCACTGACAAAATGTTTGTCTTTGATAAAGCAAAATACAATGGTGCGGAAGTGATCGACTTTAGATAA
- a CDS encoding NRDE family protein → MCLILFAWKKHTSYDLIVTANRDEFYNRPTESACTWSEYPDLIAGKDLTAGGTWMGITKTGKFAALTNYRDIANINNDAPTRGDLTKNYLTQDTDPQAYLDKIKLAQTPYNGYNLLVGDNHSLWYYNNINHQIKSLEPGVYGLSNALLNDPWPKVVTGKQRLTQLIQDDHVTSESLLSIIQNKTIAPDDQLPSTGVPLDWERALSAMYITMENYGTRCSTTLLKKNKNSTFTEKTYPHLGQKEDQVEFIF, encoded by the coding sequence ATGTGTCTCATACTCTTCGCCTGGAAAAAACACACCAGTTATGACCTCATCGTGACTGCCAATAGAGATGAGTTCTATAATCGTCCGACGGAGAGCGCTTGTACCTGGTCCGAATATCCAGATTTAATAGCCGGCAAAGACCTCACCGCCGGCGGCACCTGGATGGGTATTACCAAAACAGGAAAGTTTGCCGCATTGACGAACTATAGAGACATAGCCAATATCAACAACGATGCGCCTACTCGAGGAGACTTAACAAAAAATTATCTTACGCAGGATACTGATCCTCAAGCCTATTTAGACAAAATAAAGTTAGCACAAACTCCCTACAATGGATATAATCTTTTGGTAGGTGACAATCACTCCCTTTGGTATTACAACAATATTAATCATCAGATCAAATCTCTTGAACCCGGTGTTTATGGTCTGAGTAATGCCCTACTCAATGACCCATGGCCCAAGGTAGTGACTGGGAAACAGAGGCTGACTCAATTGATTCAAGATGACCACGTGACATCAGAAAGCCTATTGAGTATTATTCAGAATAAAACAATTGCTCCGGACGATCAGCTTCCAAGTACTGGCGTACCACTCGATTGGGAGCGCGCATTATCCGCCATGTATATAACCATGGAAAACTACGGCACGAGATGCTCGACTACGCTACTGAAAAAAAATAAAAACTCCACTTTTACAGAAAAAACCTACCCTCATCTTGGACAAAAAGAAGATCAGGTAGAATTTATCTTCTAA
- a CDS encoding PQQ-binding-like beta-propeller repeat protein, whose product MKHYSLKYGILVAFLLSLMGSTQAQDALWQLDFEKEIAWNKVTESGILLVGTNDMGLHGIDSRDGNKLWSNDIMKGARAVKGADGKKQDPSALFEQFIYVIEDAEYPEMGDFIEIKYTDNAAYKNYAIVNIQTGEEVMSPRKAEMPITKFFGKEMPTFNYNGTGYIPELRMVVISASWQDFMQKGAPWMQMTKMVELPSAKVIWESDQVSSENFPFVVGSDIIMPGKTKIARMDAKSGKIKWDYNTSLKNQTFEKFDLSLDLSTGYFFEKKKNSGTLSAVDMASGSKFWEQELKLKEVPSLTAMSYGVVTKDESNLRLYDLKSGTEKWKVKKVDGTVIDLGDHGIAITQKAKRLVLLDPATGEAKWDEKISGINIDRIVGNGIMYTDAKGRLGVIQYDGQKIWDKKGMLDVPSLRYQVELGRELMYIDGDLYEVDLFSGDYSVLVGKLDKQFEGDETPSSIELVDGGYLVSSSQNLFMFETDGSLRWKKYWEAPGMSMAAKIALRVGQAAMIAMAASSAAASSQHRTAYGGETYYSKMYAQQAEDLAKGASMLGDEAKKLFTASKSKGDIKMILSRVGAGGQAKSAGLVKVDKATGEELGTLQLGDKEPVYDFDPISGQVFFKADKKQIISYAL is encoded by the coding sequence ATGAAGCACTACAGTCTAAAATATGGAATTTTAGTTGCCTTTCTCCTCAGCCTCATGGGAAGTACTCAAGCACAAGACGCGCTTTGGCAACTTGACTTTGAAAAAGAAATCGCCTGGAACAAAGTCACAGAATCGGGCATCCTCTTGGTAGGAACTAACGACATGGGTCTACATGGCATAGACTCTCGAGATGGAAACAAACTATGGAGTAACGACATTATGAAAGGTGCCAGAGCAGTAAAAGGTGCCGATGGCAAAAAACAAGATCCTTCTGCTCTTTTTGAGCAATTCATCTATGTAATTGAAGATGCGGAATACCCTGAAATGGGTGATTTCATTGAAATCAAGTACACTGATAATGCAGCATACAAGAACTACGCGATTGTCAATATTCAAACCGGAGAAGAGGTAATGAGCCCAAGAAAGGCTGAGATGCCCATCACTAAGTTTTTTGGAAAAGAAATGCCCACGTTCAACTACAATGGTACTGGGTATATTCCTGAGTTAAGAATGGTAGTTATCTCTGCCTCTTGGCAGGATTTTATGCAAAAAGGAGCGCCCTGGATGCAAATGACGAAAATGGTAGAACTGCCCAGCGCTAAAGTAATTTGGGAGAGCGATCAAGTATCAAGTGAAAACTTTCCGTTTGTAGTGGGTTCTGATATCATCATGCCGGGCAAAACTAAAATCGCACGTATGGATGCGAAAAGTGGAAAAATCAAATGGGACTACAATACTTCTTTGAAAAACCAAACTTTTGAAAAATTCGACCTCAGTCTTGACCTTTCTACCGGATACTTTTTTGAGAAAAAGAAAAACAGTGGTACACTATCAGCTGTAGATATGGCCTCAGGAAGCAAATTTTGGGAGCAAGAATTGAAATTGAAAGAAGTGCCATCACTTACCGCGATGAGCTATGGTGTAGTCACAAAAGATGAAAGTAATCTTCGTCTTTACGATCTAAAATCTGGCACTGAAAAATGGAAAGTAAAAAAAGTTGATGGAACTGTGATCGATCTAGGTGATCATGGTATTGCGATTACACAAAAGGCCAAAAGATTGGTACTACTTGATCCAGCCACAGGAGAAGCCAAATGGGACGAAAAAATCTCTGGGATAAATATCGATCGAATTGTGGGTAACGGAATCATGTACACGGACGCTAAAGGCAGACTAGGAGTCATTCAGTACGACGGTCAGAAAATTTGGGACAAAAAGGGAATGCTGGATGTACCAAGCCTGAGATACCAGGTAGAACTTGGCAGAGAGTTGATGTACATAGACGGAGACCTGTATGAAGTGGACTTGTTTTCAGGAGACTACAGTGTTCTGGTTGGCAAATTGGACAAGCAATTTGAAGGAGATGAAACACCTTCTAGCATCGAATTAGTAGATGGTGGCTATTTGGTTAGCTCTAGCCAGAATCTATTCATGTTCGAAACAGATGGCTCACTTCGCTGGAAAAAGTACTGGGAAGCTCCAGGTATGAGTATGGCGGCAAAAATTGCATTAAGAGTTGGCCAAGCAGCCATGATCGCTATGGCGGCCAGTTCGGCAGCTGCTTCTTCGCAGCACCGAACCGCTTACGGTGGAGAAACCTACTATTCAAAAATGTACGCTCAACAAGCCGAAGATCTGGCCAAAGGAGCCAGCATGTTAGGAGATGAAGCCAAGAAGTTATTCACTGCCTCCAAATCCAAAGGAGATATAAAAATGATCCTTTCCAGGGTAGGTGCAGGTGGACAAGCCAAAAGCGCTGGACTTGTGAAGGTGGATAAAGCAACAGGCGAAGAATTGGGTACACTACAACTAGGCGACAAGGAACCTGTTTATGACTTTGACCCAATTTCTGGTCAGGTATTCTTCAAGGCTGACAAAAAACAAATTATCAGCTACGCACTATAA
- a CDS encoding caspase family protein, whose protein sequence is MLRSYLLLGLLLFCLLANAQENQLIIRQGHTAAINSLKYAPDGSAVYSASDDKSIKMWDVKTGVDVNTFNAHTAPVRCMELSENGELLVSGDLDGKVLLWDAKTGKVKLTISAHEGSVNTIKFTKDQQYMVSGGDDKMLKVWNLQGDTLKTIKGFNASIQSIGISPDGTRIISGGYKNNGVELLLVDLEKGKIIDDALNHVAGAGAAQVYAKAIMTPVALAMNIGKGNVGKGMTTFYIMNYSNIEFTNDGSKILISQNTFLPLTAAKGEETSEGTSSISIIELTEDQNQFKEVRRPIRWQSSHPRAVAVFNQDQTKVIVNEKYSMKVYDIENADFPEPGKKEATQYIPPVVKEIKGTGLGLNALALSPDYRTVVSADDDRRIKLWDYNSGRKIRDLEGFVQPALAVDVLPDGKHIMVGSLDRNLTVWDISTGQLVRTFDRSSDVCSIDISEDGKSFLTAAVNTEFFKMWSYTTGRQLRSFLETKKQTVWVKYNPDDDDQIFAATADGEAKIWSISETKAKKKIKGDYRLFEDKYKNNDFKVSWEDYKLIIKKSNAEYITDIQSGRLTDAVFSKDDKYLITTNENGEIALYDLASKKRTISMALIGNNDFITYTPDLYYTSSKGAAKAIAFKAENKVLPFEQLELKYNRPDIIANRIGYAPKKLIASYKAAYDRRLKRLGYTEADLGNTFDLPEVTVDFTSVPLETDQKMLSLNISATDKNYPIKQLQVYANDVPVFGSKGIAVQGKMNLNKELSFPLSNGINEIKITATNAKGQESIPEKFEIQYTAEWDKPDLYVIGIGVSNYQQSDYNLAFAAKDAQDMIQTLSGSSAYEKVFAKQLTNADATDANIMTIRSFISQAKVDDVVAIFIAGHGVLDKDYNYYFATNNMDFSNPANGGLSYAQIESLIDGIDCRNKILLMDTCHSGELDDEDVQTVTASAKKSGAVSFRSTGNIVKLKENSFGLQNTLELSKSLFSDMRKGTGATVISAAGGTEFAAEGMNSENGLFTASFIEGITTRRADTDRNRSYSISEMRAWVGEQVIRKSKGNQVPTSREENVKNDFRIY, encoded by the coding sequence ATGTTACGCTCCTATCTCCTTTTGGGCTTGCTTCTATTTTGCCTTTTGGCTAACGCTCAAGAAAATCAATTGATTATCAGGCAAGGCCATACCGCAGCCATAAACAGTTTGAAATATGCGCCGGACGGCAGCGCTGTCTACTCAGCCAGCGATGACAAATCCATAAAAATGTGGGACGTTAAGACTGGCGTAGATGTCAATACCTTCAACGCACATACCGCACCTGTCAGATGTATGGAGCTCTCTGAAAATGGCGAACTATTGGTTTCCGGAGATCTAGATGGAAAAGTACTACTCTGGGATGCCAAGACAGGCAAAGTAAAGCTCACCATCAGCGCACATGAAGGTAGCGTAAACACGATAAAATTCACCAAAGACCAACAATACATGGTTTCTGGTGGAGATGACAAAATGCTCAAAGTTTGGAATCTTCAAGGTGACACACTGAAAACGATCAAAGGATTTAATGCGTCGATTCAAAGTATTGGAATTTCCCCAGATGGCACCCGAATTATATCTGGAGGGTATAAAAACAATGGAGTTGAGTTGCTGTTAGTTGACTTAGAAAAGGGTAAAATTATCGATGATGCTTTGAATCATGTAGCCGGAGCCGGCGCAGCTCAAGTCTATGCCAAAGCCATCATGACGCCGGTAGCACTGGCTATGAATATTGGAAAAGGAAATGTCGGAAAAGGCATGACGACTTTCTACATCATGAATTACAGCAACATCGAATTTACTAATGATGGTAGCAAAATTCTGATCTCCCAAAACACCTTCCTACCTCTTACCGCAGCTAAAGGCGAAGAAACAAGTGAGGGCACTTCCAGCATTTCGATCATAGAATTAACCGAAGACCAAAACCAGTTTAAAGAGGTGCGACGACCCATCAGATGGCAATCCAGCCACCCAAGAGCAGTAGCCGTCTTCAACCAAGACCAAACCAAAGTAATTGTAAATGAAAAGTACAGCATGAAGGTGTATGACATAGAGAATGCAGATTTTCCTGAGCCTGGAAAAAAAGAAGCCACTCAATATATACCTCCTGTAGTTAAGGAAATAAAAGGTACTGGTCTAGGCCTAAATGCATTGGCTTTGTCTCCCGATTATAGAACTGTAGTTTCCGCTGATGATGACAGAAGAATTAAACTCTGGGATTACAATTCAGGTAGGAAAATACGTGACTTGGAAGGCTTTGTTCAGCCAGCACTTGCGGTAGATGTACTACCCGATGGCAAGCATATCATGGTCGGATCACTGGACCGCAACCTTACGGTTTGGGATATCAGTACTGGTCAGTTGGTCAGGACTTTTGATCGATCCTCTGATGTCTGTAGTATAGACATCTCAGAAGATGGTAAATCCTTCCTGACTGCAGCGGTTAACACCGAGTTTTTCAAAATGTGGAGTTATACGACTGGCCGTCAGCTTAGGTCTTTTTTAGAAACCAAAAAACAAACCGTTTGGGTGAAATACAATCCTGATGACGACGATCAAATATTTGCCGCTACAGCAGATGGTGAAGCGAAAATTTGGTCAATCAGCGAAACAAAAGCCAAAAAGAAAATCAAAGGAGATTACCGCTTGTTCGAAGACAAGTATAAAAACAACGATTTCAAAGTAAGTTGGGAGGACTATAAGCTCATTATCAAAAAATCAAACGCTGAGTACATCACAGATATTCAAAGTGGAAGGTTGACTGATGCGGTTTTCAGCAAAGACGACAAATACTTGATCACTACTAACGAGAACGGCGAAATTGCCTTATATGACCTAGCCAGCAAAAAAAGAACGATCAGCATGGCTCTTATTGGCAATAATGACTTCATCACCTACACGCCAGATTTGTACTACACCTCTTCAAAAGGAGCTGCCAAAGCCATAGCCTTTAAAGCAGAAAATAAAGTACTTCCATTTGAACAACTAGAACTCAAATACAATAGACCAGATATAATAGCCAATCGCATCGGATACGCACCGAAAAAACTGATCGCCTCTTACAAAGCCGCTTATGATCGGAGATTAAAAAGACTGGGTTATACCGAAGCAGACTTAGGCAATACTTTTGATTTACCTGAAGTAACTGTTGATTTCACTTCCGTGCCGCTAGAAACTGATCAAAAAATGCTCAGTCTAAATATTTCAGCAACGGATAAAAATTATCCAATCAAACAACTTCAAGTGTACGCTAATGATGTTCCTGTTTTTGGATCGAAGGGCATTGCCGTGCAGGGCAAAATGAACCTCAATAAGGAGTTATCCTTTCCGCTAAGCAACGGAATAAATGAAATAAAAATAACTGCAACTAATGCCAAGGGGCAAGAATCCATTCCTGAAAAATTCGAAATTCAATATACCGCCGAATGGGACAAACCAGACTTGTATGTGATTGGCATAGGTGTATCCAACTATCAACAGTCGGACTACAATCTGGCCTTTGCCGCCAAAGATGCGCAAGACATGATTCAAACCTTGTCAGGGTCTAGTGCCTACGAGAAAGTATTCGCTAAACAACTCACCAATGCTGATGCCACCGATGCGAATATCATGACCATCCGATCATTCATCTCACAGGCTAAAGTTGATGACGTAGTGGCCATATTCATAGCCGGTCACGGGGTATTGGACAAAGACTACAACTATTACTTCGCCACCAACAATATGGATTTCTCCAACCCAGCCAATGGCGGTTTGTCCTACGCACAAATCGAATCCCTCATTGATGGTATAGATTGTCGAAATAAAATACTCTTAATGGATACCTGTCATTCTGGTGAGTTAGATGATGAGGATGTCCAAACGGTGACTGCATCTGCCAAAAAAAGTGGTGCGGTATCCTTCCGCTCAACGGGCAACATTGTAAAACTGAAAGAGAATAGTTTTGGCCTGCAAAATACGCTTGAGCTGTCCAAATCACTTTTTAGTGATATGCGAAAAGGCACCGGAGCAACGGTTATTTCAGCGGCTGGGGGCACCGAATTCGCGGCAGAAGGCATGAATTCAGAGAATGGTTTATTTACTGCCAGCTTTATAGAAGGCATCACCACTCGTCGTGCGGATACAGACCGTAACAGAAGCTATTCGATCTCAGAAATGCGAGCTTGGGTTGGTGAGCAAGTCATCAGAAAAAGCAAAGGAAACCAAGTACCTACATCACGAGAAGAAAACGTAAAAAATGATTTTAGAATTTATTAA